One window of Rasiella rasia genomic DNA carries:
- a CDS encoding VWA domain-containing protein → MSPETILYIVIAGVASFALAVFMYGYRSRYKGSMSWVFGILRFVTLFSILLLLINPKFKSETYTIEKPKLPILVDNSASVTELEQADNANSAIEKLKANAELNDKYDLSFFTFGNSFIQTDSVSFAETNTNITKALAATNEVFKNEIAPTILISDGNQTLGNDYEFASATFANPIYPIILGDSTRYTDLKIERLNTNRYAFLKNKFPVEAILVYNGTGSETSQFVITQGAATVYRETVTFSENDNTKTISLTLPASRVGLQTYTASIVPLEIEKNTVNNRKRFAVEVIDEATNVLVVSAMVHPDLGAIKKSIETNEQRKVRIVKPSEAVSLLNDFQLVVLYQPNRSFNAVYTELAKLKKNTLLITGSRTDWSFLNVVQPVFRKDETGQKEDAAAQLNVNYGTFAVEDIGFTNFPPLETSFGDLVVTIPHEKLLLQTVAGIETGNPMIATAELNGKRDAIWDVEGIWKWRAQSYLQENNFQEFDNFMGKLVQYLASNKRKSRLEVSSESFYYNNSPIKISAQYFDKNYVFDGRASLNISVVNKESSTRTVFPLLLKNNFYEVDVNSLPAGSYSYTVSVGDETIARSGNFTILDFNVEQQFGNANVTKLGRLATNTNGTPFFTNQVDNLITVLLEDERFQSIQKSEEKVVPLIDWKYLLILIVLALSAEWFIRKYNGLI, encoded by the coding sequence ATGTCTCCAGAGACTATTTTATATATTGTAATTGCTGGTGTAGCTTCGTTTGCACTGGCTGTATTTATGTACGGGTACCGCTCTCGATACAAAGGCAGCATGAGCTGGGTATTTGGGATACTTCGCTTTGTAACATTGTTCTCAATTTTGTTGCTGCTCATAAACCCCAAATTTAAAAGTGAGACCTACACTATTGAGAAGCCAAAATTGCCAATTCTTGTCGATAATTCGGCTTCTGTGACAGAATTAGAACAGGCAGACAATGCTAATAGTGCTATTGAAAAGCTGAAAGCCAATGCCGAGCTAAACGATAAATACGACCTTTCTTTTTTTACCTTCGGAAATAGCTTTATTCAAACAGATTCGGTTTCATTTGCCGAAACAAATACAAATATTACCAAGGCATTAGCTGCTACAAACGAAGTATTTAAAAATGAAATAGCACCTACCATTCTTATTTCTGATGGTAACCAAACCTTGGGAAATGACTATGAGTTTGCTTCAGCCACTTTCGCTAATCCTATCTACCCAATAATTTTAGGCGATAGTACCAGGTACACCGATTTAAAAATTGAACGTTTAAACACCAACAGGTATGCGTTTTTAAAAAATAAATTCCCCGTCGAGGCAATTCTGGTGTATAATGGTACAGGTTCAGAAACTTCTCAATTTGTAATTACTCAAGGAGCAGCTACGGTATACCGCGAAACAGTAACGTTTTCTGAGAATGATAATACCAAAACAATTTCGTTAACACTGCCAGCGTCTCGAGTTGGATTACAAACCTACACAGCTAGCATAGTTCCCTTAGAAATTGAAAAAAACACCGTAAACAACAGAAAGCGTTTTGCAGTAGAAGTAATAGATGAAGCGACCAATGTGCTGGTAGTTAGTGCTATGGTGCATCCAGATCTTGGAGCGATTAAAAAATCTATTGAAACCAATGAGCAACGCAAAGTACGTATAGTGAAGCCTTCTGAAGCTGTGTCGTTGTTAAATGACTTTCAGCTAGTTGTGCTATACCAGCCTAACCGAAGTTTTAATGCTGTGTATACAGAGCTGGCTAAGCTTAAGAAAAACACTTTATTGATTACTGGAAGCAGAACCGATTGGAGTTTCCTGAATGTTGTGCAACCAGTGTTTCGGAAAGATGAAACGGGCCAAAAAGAAGATGCTGCGGCTCAACTCAATGTAAATTATGGCACTTTTGCAGTAGAGGATATTGGGTTTACTAATTTTCCGCCCCTTGAAACATCTTTTGGGGATTTAGTGGTTACGATTCCACATGAAAAATTACTACTACAAACTGTGGCAGGAATTGAAACTGGAAACCCGATGATTGCCACAGCAGAGCTTAACGGCAAACGCGATGCTATTTGGGATGTAGAAGGCATATGGAAATGGCGTGCGCAGAGCTATCTGCAAGAAAACAACTTTCAGGAATTTGATAACTTTATGGGAAAGTTGGTACAGTACCTAGCATCAAATAAACGCAAGAGTAGGTTAGAGGTAAGTAGTGAATCTTTTTATTACAATAATTCACCCATTAAAATTTCAGCACAATACTTCGACAAGAACTATGTGTTTGACGGACGAGCATCTTTAAACATTTCAGTAGTAAATAAAGAGAGTAGTACACGAACCGTTTTTCCTTTACTGCTGAAAAATAATTTCTATGAAGTTGACGTCAATAGTTTACCCGCAGGAAGCTATAGCTATACAGTGTCTGTTGGTGATGAAACCATTGCCCGAAGTGGAAATTTTACCATTCTAGACTTTAACGTAGAGCAGCAATTTGGAAATGCCAACGTAACGAAACTTGGTAGGTTAGCGACTAATACAAACGGAACTCCATTTTTCACCAACCAAGTAGATAATCTAATCACAGTATTACTAGAAGATGAACGCTTTCAATCTATTCAGAAAAGCGAAGAAAAAGTGGTACCTTTAATAGATTGGAAATACTTACTTATTCTCATAGTGCTTGCCTTAAGTGCCGAATGGTTTATTCGAAAATATAACGGACTAATATAA
- a CDS encoding prohibitin family protein has protein sequence MEKLPKFGIPIIIILIIAIIVIAKSAVTIDSGEAGVLYKTFDNGVVTDEPPLGEGFHLIAPWNKVFVYEVRQQELFEKMKVLSSNGLEIQIDASAWYQPVYGDLGNLHQSLGKDYLQRVIQPAIRSAARSVVGRYTPEQLYSSKRDAIQDEIFEETKTILSKQFVQLNEVLVRDVTLPNTIKEAIERKLRQEQESLEYEFRLVTASKEAEKVRIEAQGKADANKILSASLTDKILQDKGIDATLKLAESPNAKVVVVGSGESGLPLILGNN, from the coding sequence ATGGAAAAACTACCAAAATTTGGAATACCAATTATTATTATTTTAATCATTGCAATTATTGTTATCGCGAAATCTGCTGTTACTATAGACTCTGGAGAAGCTGGGGTTTTGTACAAAACGTTCGATAATGGTGTTGTAACAGATGAGCCACCTTTGGGTGAAGGGTTTCACCTAATAGCACCATGGAATAAGGTGTTTGTATACGAAGTTCGTCAACAAGAGCTATTTGAAAAGATGAAAGTATTGTCTTCTAACGGACTGGAAATTCAGATCGATGCTTCGGCTTGGTACCAACCAGTATATGGTGATCTTGGTAATCTACACCAATCGTTAGGAAAAGATTATTTGCAGCGTGTAATACAACCTGCAATACGTAGTGCGGCACGTAGCGTTGTAGGGCGCTATACACCAGAACAGTTGTATAGTAGTAAGAGAGATGCCATTCAAGATGAAATTTTTGAGGAGACAAAAACAATATTAAGTAAACAATTTGTTCAACTTAATGAGGTTTTAGTGCGAGATGTAACGCTTCCTAATACAATTAAAGAAGCTATTGAACGTAAGTTACGGCAGGAGCAGGAATCGTTAGAATATGAATTTAGACTTGTAACAGCTTCTAAAGAAGCCGAAAAAGTACGTATTGAAGCGCAAGGTAAAGCAGATGCAAACAAAATATTAAGCGCGTCGTTAACAGACAAAATCTTACAAGATAAAGGGATTGATGCAACACTTAAACTGGCCGAATCACCAAATGCCAAAGTTGTAGTGGTAGGTTCTGGAGAGAGTGGATTGCCGCTAATCTTAGGGAACAACTAG
- a CDS encoding putative LPS assembly protein LptD, whose amino-acid sequence MLTFELSKTAPKLLNNRFSVLHTPRHYYILIYIVLFINSAFLYAQDLPNKNDVNIPVNTEVEGDTTTVNLTPVLTERVTIATDTVKNDSIKKKQEFLTGVVDYYGEDYVFMDQVNQKIYMYNKAYIVYGDMRIDAGLIVLDYNTNEVFAKGIDSAGAYTQRPVFVQAQNKVEPDSIKFNTKTEKAIIYNSRTEQNGFNVLAEVTKKENDSVIYLRNVRFTTSTNLEDPEYYFYTRKAKFVPKKKIVTGLTNMYIANVPTPLGLPFAYFPLTEDRTSGFIIPSIGDTNERGFFFQNGGYYFAINDYVDLAVLGDYYTNGSFGLRGEAGYALRYKFRGNLNIRYENLINSERGFDDFSQSTIYNIRWNHNQDTKANPSSRFAASVNLGSSQYFRQSINQTNNASGLVNTLSSSVSYSKTFETEPQVNISTAATHTQNTNTQEINMSLPNVNASVSRIFPFAPKTGVKKGALHNINFQYDVTAENRIQTTDSLFFKPEMFEGAELGAQHSIPVSTNFKLFKYLSASATTSLRETWVGNTTNRFYDEATDAVVIDTLKGFDRYFTYNFSTSIGTTIYGQFNLGDDKKIQKLRHVMRPSVSYNINPAFDQYYEELQVPTADPDVAAEVVEFSRFENTLYGAPGKVYSSNVGLSLSNTLEAKVRDKDTTATEAKKIVLLNNLNFTTAYNLAGDSLPWSPLRFTGSIPVIEKLDVNFNGSLDPYALDNSNNRIDEFNINNGGSLFRLTNANVSINYSFSSKDLEKKQDGDETSRLDDETFANGGRPDDLFGNSQDIGKGNLFKDDDKDKSNVDQAWYNFTIPWDLRLAYTITYGNQQRQNEISSQSLMFSTNVELAPRWKVGASSGYDFTNKGVTLTQLRFQRDLESWQMSFNWTPIGAQNTAWYFFVGIKSSVLSDIKYDKRREPDRNL is encoded by the coding sequence ATGCTTACTTTTGAACTTTCAAAAACTGCACCAAAGTTATTAAATAATAGGTTTTCTGTGTTGCATACACCTAGGCATTATTACATACTTATCTACATTGTACTGTTTATAAACAGTGCTTTTTTGTATGCACAAGATCTCCCTAATAAAAATGACGTAAACATCCCCGTAAATACTGAGGTTGAGGGAGATACCACCACCGTAAACCTCACTCCCGTACTTACCGAACGCGTAACAATTGCTACCGACACAGTTAAAAATGACTCCATAAAGAAGAAACAAGAGTTTCTTACTGGGGTTGTAGATTACTATGGAGAAGACTATGTATTCATGGATCAAGTGAATCAGAAAATTTACATGTATAACAAGGCCTATATTGTTTATGGCGATATGCGCATAGATGCTGGGCTTATTGTTTTAGATTATAACACAAACGAAGTATTTGCAAAAGGTATAGATAGCGCGGGCGCCTACACACAACGCCCTGTTTTCGTACAAGCACAGAACAAAGTAGAACCAGATTCTATTAAATTCAACACAAAAACAGAAAAGGCTATCATCTACAACTCTCGTACAGAACAAAACGGTTTTAATGTATTAGCCGAAGTCACTAAAAAAGAAAATGATTCGGTAATCTACTTAAGAAATGTGCGTTTCACAACTTCTACTAATCTAGAAGATCCAGAATATTATTTTTATACGCGAAAAGCAAAATTTGTTCCGAAGAAAAAAATTGTAACGGGGCTTACCAATATGTACATTGCTAATGTACCCACTCCCCTTGGCTTGCCATTTGCCTATTTCCCTCTAACCGAAGATCGTACTTCCGGATTTATTATCCCTTCTATTGGAGATACCAATGAACGAGGTTTTTTCTTTCAAAATGGAGGATACTACTTTGCAATTAACGATTATGTAGATTTGGCCGTGTTGGGAGATTACTATACCAATGGAAGTTTTGGCTTACGTGGAGAAGCTGGCTATGCATTACGCTATAAATTTCGCGGAAACCTTAATATTCGATATGAAAATTTAATAAATAGCGAACGCGGCTTCGACGATTTTAGTCAGTCTACCATCTATAACATTCGCTGGAATCACAATCAAGATACAAAAGCCAACCCAAGCTCACGTTTTGCAGCTTCGGTTAACTTGGGAAGTAGCCAGTATTTTAGGCAATCTATTAACCAAACTAATAATGCCAGCGGACTTGTAAACACGCTAAGCTCTTCTGTGTCGTATTCTAAAACCTTTGAAACAGAGCCTCAAGTAAACATTTCTACAGCAGCCACTCACACCCAAAACACCAATACCCAAGAGATTAACATGTCATTACCAAACGTGAATGCCAGTGTATCTCGTATATTTCCATTTGCTCCAAAGACTGGCGTGAAAAAGGGAGCCCTACACAATATAAATTTTCAATACGACGTAACAGCAGAAAATAGAATTCAGACAACAGATTCTTTATTCTTTAAACCTGAAATGTTTGAAGGAGCTGAGCTAGGTGCCCAACATAGCATTCCAGTAAGTACTAATTTTAAGTTATTTAAGTATTTAAGTGCCTCGGCAACTACTAGCTTACGCGAAACATGGGTAGGTAATACCACCAATCGCTTCTACGATGAAGCAACAGACGCTGTTGTAATTGACACCTTAAAAGGTTTTGATAGATACTTTACTTATAACTTTTCAACTAGCATAGGAACCACTATCTATGGTCAATTTAACTTAGGAGATGATAAGAAAATTCAGAAACTAAGGCATGTTATGCGACCGTCGGTGAGTTATAACATTAATCCGGCATTCGATCAATATTACGAAGAATTACAAGTACCTACGGCAGATCCAGATGTTGCTGCGGAGGTAGTAGAGTTCTCTCGTTTTGAAAACACGCTATACGGCGCTCCTGGTAAGGTGTATTCTAGTAATGTTGGCCTGAGTTTAAGCAATACACTAGAGGCCAAAGTGCGGGATAAAGACACCACTGCAACGGAAGCGAAAAAAATAGTCCTGCTAAATAATTTAAACTTTACTACCGCCTATAACTTAGCAGGAGACTCCTTACCGTGGAGCCCTTTGCGTTTTACTGGAAGTATCCCTGTAATAGAGAAATTAGATGTTAACTTTAATGGATCACTAGATCCGTATGCATTAGACAACAGCAACAATCGTATTGATGAATTCAACATTAACAACGGCGGAAGCCTTTTTAGGCTTACCAACGCCAATGTGAGTATAAATTATAGTTTTTCCAGTAAAGATCTTGAGAAAAAGCAGGACGGAGATGAAACCAGTCGGTTAGATGACGAAACCTTTGCAAATGGTGGGCGCCCAGACGATTTATTTGGAAATTCTCAAGATATTGGTAAAGGAAACCTCTTTAAAGACGACGATAAAGACAAAAGCAATGTAGATCAGGCTTGGTATAATTTTACAATTCCTTGGGATTTGCGACTCGCCTATACAATAACGTATGGAAACCAACAGCGGCAGAATGAAATTTCCTCTCAATCATTAATGTTTAGTACCAATGTAGAACTAGCACCACGCTGGAAAGTTGGTGCCTCTAGCGGATACGACTTTACCAATAAAGGGGTTACCTTAACTCAATTACGATTTCAAAGAGATCTAGAAAGTTGGCAAATGAGCTTTAACTGGACACCCATTGGAGCTCAGAACACAGCTTGGTACTTCTTTGTAGGAATCAAATCTTCTGTGCTTAGCGATATAAAATACGACAAGCGAAGAGAACCAGATAGAAACCTGTAG
- a CDS encoding N-acetylmuramoyl-L-alanine amidase family protein, protein MKKKQILFILIAVISCLGFAFIPINNNTQKQFIVVLDAGHGGTDSGNRGNGFFEKDIVLDVTLQVGKILEKHKDIKVVYTRTTDVFIDLYRRGPIANEVDADIFVSIHCDSHNSQAYGVGTFVMGVDKTGKNMETAKKENEVIFLEDNYEENYAGFDPNSPESLIGMTLMQEEYLDQSILLASLIQSNIVNNLKRKDRSVRSAPFWVLHSSYMPSVLVELGFLTNNNEGPYVNSKKGRAGMAKEIANGILAYKKSISLATEDAKNPTITEEEIDEAIETVEENIFEGVTFRVQLAASSKKIDTKPSNFKGLKDVDRKKEDDLYKYYYGDTADYNKIQLMKTFAQEKGYASCYIVAFENGKKKKLSEVLNSRGK, encoded by the coding sequence ATGAAAAAGAAACAAATTCTATTTATTCTTATTGCAGTAATTAGCTGCCTTGGTTTTGCCTTTATACCAATCAATAATAATACCCAAAAACAATTTATTGTTGTTCTTGACGCAGGTCATGGTGGGACAGACTCAGGAAACCGTGGTAATGGTTTTTTTGAGAAAGACATTGTTTTAGACGTAACGTTACAAGTTGGGAAGATATTAGAGAAGCACAAAGACATTAAAGTTGTTTATACTAGAACGACTGATGTATTTATAGATTTATACAGGAGAGGCCCTATTGCGAATGAAGTAGATGCTGATATTTTTGTGTCAATTCATTGTGATTCTCATAATTCACAAGCATATGGAGTTGGAACGTTTGTAATGGGTGTTGATAAAACGGGTAAGAATATGGAGACTGCAAAAAAGGAAAACGAGGTAATTTTTCTTGAAGATAATTACGAAGAAAATTATGCTGGTTTCGATCCAAATTCTCCTGAATCGTTAATTGGAATGACCTTAATGCAGGAAGAATACCTAGATCAGAGTATTTTGCTTGCAAGTTTAATACAAAGTAACATTGTTAATAATCTAAAACGAAAGGATCGCAGTGTACGCTCTGCACCTTTTTGGGTTTTGCATAGTAGCTACATGCCAAGCGTTTTGGTTGAATTAGGATTCTTAACTAATAATAACGAAGGACCTTATGTAAATTCAAAAAAGGGTCGTGCTGGTATGGCGAAGGAAATTGCCAATGGAATTTTAGCATACAAGAAGAGTATCTCACTAGCTACAGAAGATGCTAAAAACCCAACTATTACCGAAGAAGAAATAGATGAAGCCATAGAAACGGTTGAAGAAAACATCTTTGAAGGAGTGACGTTTCGAGTACAACTTGCAGCAAGTAGTAAAAAAATAGACACCAAGCCTAGTAATTTTAAAGGGTTAAAAGATGTAGACCGTAAAAAAGAAGACGACCTATATAAATATTATTACGGCGATACGGCAGATTATAATAAGATACAGCTTATGAAAACCTTTGCCCAAGAGAAAGGATATGCTTCCTGTTATATTGTTGCCTTTGAAAATGGTAAAAAGAAAAAACTTTCGGAAGTGTTAAATAGTCGGGGTAAATAG
- a CDS encoding MlaD family protein: MKLSREVKTGILAIGAILLFIFGYSYLKGTNLLEKNRTFYVEYGNVEGLAKGAPVTINGLKVGKVQAIDFGEERGKLVVEFTVEKDFDFSKNSIVRIYSSGLIGGKSLGIFPIYDDSGVAESGDYLSGEVQMGMLDEFSKTLAPLEQKLEGTLSVVDSLLISFIEIIDEDTRTDLKSAIANLSNAANNFSALTGKADRILGKNGEKLDRTFTNLDVTTKNFATLSDSLAKIEVGQMLQNLEDATAGLKEVVDKVNSADGSVGKLLNDDKVYQNLEGATRQLEELLQDMKLNPKRYVHFSLFGKRDKGYDPPADPEK, from the coding sequence TTGAAACTTTCACGCGAAGTAAAGACAGGAATTCTTGCCATAGGCGCCATATTACTCTTCATTTTTGGTTACAGCTACCTTAAAGGCACAAACCTGCTAGAAAAAAACAGAACATTTTATGTGGAATATGGAAATGTAGAAGGACTAGCAAAAGGAGCTCCTGTAACAATTAACGGACTAAAAGTAGGTAAAGTACAAGCCATAGATTTTGGAGAAGAACGCGGTAAATTGGTTGTAGAATTTACGGTTGAAAAGGATTTTGACTTTTCGAAAAATAGTATTGTTCGTATATATAGTAGCGGATTAATAGGAGGGAAGTCTTTAGGGATTTTTCCTATATATGACGATTCTGGAGTTGCCGAATCTGGCGACTACCTCTCTGGTGAAGTACAAATGGGTATGTTAGATGAGTTCAGTAAAACCTTAGCGCCCTTAGAACAAAAGTTAGAAGGAACTTTAAGTGTAGTAGACTCATTGCTTATTTCTTTTATTGAAATTATAGACGAAGACACTAGAACAGATCTTAAAAGTGCCATTGCGAACCTTTCTAATGCAGCAAATAACTTTAGTGCACTTACAGGAAAAGCAGATAGAATTTTAGGTAAGAACGGTGAGAAACTAGACAGAACCTTCACAAACCTTGATGTTACCACTAAAAATTTTGCTACCCTTTCAGATTCATTGGCGAAAATTGAAGTTGGACAGATGCTTCAGAATTTAGAAGATGCAACGGCTGGGCTTAAGGAAGTAGTAGACAAGGTAAATAGTGCCGATGGTAGCGTTGGGAAATTACTTAATGATGATAAGGTTTATCAGAACTTAGAAGGAGCAACAAGACAATTAGAGGAATTACTGCAGGATATGAAATTGAACCCGAAACGTTACGTCCATTTTTCCTTATTTGGCAAACGTGATAAAGGGTACGATCCACCTGCAGATCCAGAAAAGTAA
- a CDS encoding (Fe-S)-binding protein: MQYIPNIIFLVVLAAGIGYFTKNIRKVIRNIKLGHAVDTSDHKKERWGNVIRIALGQSKMVVRPVSGLLHIIVYVGFIIINIEVIEIIIDGLFGTHRVLAFLGPVYDFLIGSFELLALLVFIGVIVFWVRRNITRIKRFWSAEMKGWPKNDANYILYFEMILMVLFITMNALDLTLQQGVASGAYTSEAASHYISAGSYPVSQFLAPVFQGMTEGTLILLERGAWWLHIIGILIFLNYLYFSKHLHIMLAFPNVFYGKVTPKGKFKNLDSVTNEVKLMMDPTADPYAAPAEGAEAPAKFGASDVLDLNRIQLLNAYTCTECGRCTSECPANQTGKKLSPRKIMMDTRDRLQEVSKNIDTNGEFKEDGKQLLDNYITREELWACTTCNACVEACPVSIDPLSIIMDMRQYLVMEQSAAPNELNVTMSNIENNSAPWPFNQMDRLNWKDEG, translated from the coding sequence ATGCAATACATTCCAAATATTATCTTCCTAGTAGTTTTGGCTGCTGGCATTGGGTATTTTACAAAAAATATCCGAAAGGTTATTCGTAATATTAAATTAGGACATGCTGTAGATACAAGCGACCATAAAAAAGAACGATGGGGTAATGTTATAAGAATAGCTCTAGGACAAAGTAAAATGGTAGTTCGCCCTGTTTCCGGATTACTACATATTATAGTTTATGTTGGTTTTATTATCATCAACATTGAAGTAATAGAAATTATTATAGATGGCCTCTTTGGTACACACCGCGTATTGGCCTTTTTAGGACCAGTATACGATTTCTTAATTGGCTCTTTTGAACTATTAGCACTTTTAGTATTTATTGGTGTAATAGTTTTTTGGGTACGCCGAAATATTACACGAATTAAACGTTTTTGGTCTGCCGAAATGAAAGGATGGCCGAAGAATGATGCCAATTACATTTTGTATTTTGAAATGATCTTAATGGTGCTGTTTATTACTATGAACGCCCTAGATCTTACTTTACAGCAGGGGGTAGCCTCCGGAGCTTACACTAGCGAAGCAGCAAGTCATTACATATCTGCAGGTTCTTATCCTGTGAGTCAGTTTCTTGCACCAGTATTTCAGGGCATGACCGAAGGCACACTAATTTTGTTAGAACGTGGCGCTTGGTGGTTGCACATTATTGGTATACTGATTTTCTTGAATTATTTATATTTCAGCAAGCATTTACATATTATGTTAGCCTTTCCGAATGTTTTCTACGGAAAAGTTACACCTAAAGGAAAATTTAAAAATTTAGATTCAGTAACAAACGAAGTAAAATTAATGATGGATCCAACAGCAGATCCATATGCAGCACCTGCCGAAGGCGCAGAAGCTCCCGCCAAGTTTGGAGCTAGTGATGTGTTAGATTTAAATAGAATTCAGTTACTAAACGCGTATACCTGCACAGAGTGTGGACGTTGTACGAGTGAATGTCCGGCAAACCAGACAGGTAAAAAACTTTCACCGCGTAAGATCATGATGGATACGCGAGATCGTTTGCAAGAAGTAAGCAAAAATATAGACACCAACGGCGAATTTAAAGAAGACGGCAAACAACTGTTAGATAACTATATCACACGAGAAGAATTATGGGCCTGTACCACTTGTAACGCATGCGTAGAGGCTTGTCCAGTAAGTATAGATCCTTTGAGTATTATTATGGATATGCGTCAGTATTTGGTAATGGAGCAATCTGCAGCGCCAAATGAGTTGAACGTAACAATGAGTAATATTGAAAATAATAGTGCACCATGGCCTTTTAACCAAATGGATAGATTGAACTGGAAGGATGAGGGGTAG
- a CDS encoding LNS2 domain-containing protein, producing MNTENQDNLLRETQIDGETVSPMLPDNVKNYLIDIDGTITEDVPNEQPERMATCEPFPDALKTLNKWYDEGHIICFFTSRTEDHRAVTETWLQKHGFNYHSLLMGKPRGGNYHWVDNHLVKATRYKGKFTDLVEKEVTIQVFED from the coding sequence ATGAATACAGAGAACCAAGACAATTTACTAAGAGAAACGCAGATAGATGGTGAAACTGTGAGTCCGATGTTGCCAGACAATGTTAAAAATTACCTTATAGACATAGATGGTACCATTACAGAAGATGTTCCTAACGAGCAACCTGAGCGCATGGCTACTTGTGAGCCATTTCCTGACGCTTTAAAGACACTTAACAAATGGTATGACGAAGGACATATAATTTGCTTTTTTACTTCTAGAACAGAAGATCATAGAGCAGTAACCGAAACATGGTTGCAAAAACATGGTTTTAATTATCACTCTTTATTAATGGGTAAGCCTAGAGGCGGCAACTATCATTGGGTAGATAATCACTTGGTAAAAGCAACAAGATATAAAGGTAAGTTTACAGATTTGGTTGAGAAAGAAGTGACCATTCAAGTATTTGAAGATTAA
- a CDS encoding (Fe-S)-binding protein, which yields MSETITVPTMAEYMAQGKQPEVLFWVGCAGSFDDRAKKITKAFVKLLHNAKVDFAVLGTEEGCTGDPAKRAGNEFLFQMQAMMNIEVLNGYEIKKIVTACPHCFNTLKNEYPGLGGTYEVMHHTQFLKSLLNEGRLKVEGGKFKGKRITFHDPCYLGRANNEYEAPRELLQKLEVELTEMRRCKSRGLCCGAGGAQMFKEPEPGNKDINIERTEEALEIKPDIIAAGCPFCNTMLTDGVKNAEKEDAVAVMDVAEMIANAKDL from the coding sequence ATGAGCGAGACAATTACAGTGCCAACAATGGCAGAATATATGGCCCAAGGCAAACAACCCGAAGTTTTATTTTGGGTAGGTTGCGCGGGTAGTTTCGACGATCGAGCCAAGAAAATTACAAAAGCCTTTGTAAAATTACTTCATAATGCGAAAGTCGATTTTGCAGTTTTAGGAACTGAAGAAGGCTGTACTGGCGATCCTGCCAAGCGTGCTGGAAACGAATTTCTTTTTCAGATGCAAGCAATGATGAATATAGAAGTGCTTAACGGCTATGAAATAAAGAAAATTGTTACTGCTTGTCCGCACTGTTTTAATACCCTAAAAAATGAGTACCCAGGCCTTGGAGGTACATACGAAGTAATGCACCATACACAATTTTTAAAATCACTTCTTAATGAAGGTAGGTTAAAAGTTGAAGGTGGAAAGTTTAAAGGTAAGCGTATTACTTTTCATGATCCTTGTTATTTAGGACGTGCTAACAACGAATACGAAGCACCTCGTGAGCTACTTCAAAAATTAGAAGTAGAATTAACTGAAATGAGACGTTGTAAATCTCGCGGACTGTGCTGTGGAGCTGGAGGAGCGCAGATGTTTAAAGAACCAGAACCAGGAAACAAAGACATAAACATAGAGCGTACTGAAGAGGCGTTAGAAATAAAACCAGATATTATTGCTGCTGGATGCCCATTTTGTAACACAATGCTTACAGATGGTGTTAAAAATGCAGAGAAAGAAGATGCTGTGGCGGTGATGGATGTAGCCGAAATGATAGCCAATGCTAAAGATTTATAG
- a CDS encoding ABC transporter ATPase, translating into MLVDFNTLPNTSRIWIYQCNRKLSDDEVQRASEQTEAFLKEWTAHGTDLEAGFELKYNRFIVIGLNQSNASASGCSIDASVRFIQQLEKQFEVDLLDKMNVTFYNGDYIAHKSLVDFKKMAKARSVSPNTVVFNNLVNTKEEYLENWEVPAKDSWHSRFLA; encoded by the coding sequence ATGTTAGTAGATTTTAATACCCTCCCCAATACCTCACGAATTTGGATATACCAATGCAATCGTAAATTATCTGATGATGAAGTACAACGTGCTTCAGAACAAACAGAAGCATTTTTGAAAGAGTGGACGGCACATGGTACAGATCTTGAAGCCGGTTTCGAATTAAAATACAACCGTTTTATTGTCATAGGGCTAAACCAAAGTAACGCTTCGGCCTCTGGATGTAGTATAGACGCTTCCGTACGATTTATTCAACAGCTTGAGAAGCAGTTTGAAGTAGATTTGCTGGATAAAATGAATGTTACCTTTTACAACGGCGATTATATTGCTCATAAATCTTTAGTAGATTTTAAAAAGATGGCCAAGGCCCGTTCTGTGTCTCCAAATACTGTGGTTTTCAATAACTTAGTGAATACAAAAGAAGAATATCTAGAGAATTGGGAAGTTCCTGCAAAAGATAGCTGGCACAGTAGATTTCTAGCATAG